The Myxococcales bacterium region GGTTTCGCCGGAGCAGCGTCTCGGCGGTTTCTGGCCGATACGCGACGCCGCGGAGCGCCAGCGGGATGAGCACCACGATGATGAGCGCGTTGAAGATGACGGCGCTCATGATGGCGCTCGCGGGCGTGGCGAGGCGCATGACGTTCAGGGCGCCCAGCTCGGGAACGGTGACGGCGAAGGCCGCGGGAATGATGGCGAAGTACTTGGCGATGTCGTTGGCGATGCTGAAGGTCGTGAGCGCGCCGCGCGTCATGAGCATCTGCTTGCCGATCTCGACGATCTCGATGAGCTTGGTCGGGTTCGAGTCGAGGTCGACCATGTTGCCGGCTTCTTTCGCGGCTTGCGTGCCCGAGCTCATGGCTACCGCCACGTCGGCTTGCGCCAGCGCCGGCGCGTCGTTGGTGCCGTCGCCGGTCATCGCCACGAGGCGCCCCGTGGCTTGATGTTGACGAATGAGCGCGAGCTTCGCCTCCGGCGTCGCCTGCGCGAGGAAGTCGTCGACGCCAGCCTCGGCGGCGATGGCGGCGGCCGTGAGCGGGTTGTCGCCCGTGATCATCACCGTCTTGATGCCCATGCGCCTTAGCTCGACGAAACGCTCCTTGATGCCGCCCTTGACGATGTCCTTCAGCTCGATGACGCCGAGGACGCGCGCGCCATCGGCGACGACGAGCGGCGTGGCGCCCTTCTTGGCGACGTCGCGAACGGCGGCGCGGACCGCTTCATGGAACTCGCCGCCAAGCTTTGTGACGTAGGCAAGGACAGCGTCCGAAGCGCCTTTCCTCACCTCGCGGCCGGCCACGTCGACCCCGCTCATGCGCGTCTGCGCGGTGAACGGAATAAACTCGCCGCCGAGCGCCCGAAGCGACCGCTCCTCGAGCCCATGTTTCTCACGAGCCAGCGCGACGACGCTCCGCCCTTCCGGCGTCTCGTCGGCCAACGACGCGAGCTGCGCCGCCTCGGCGAGCGCGGCGACGGTGACGCCCGGCGCCGGATGAAAGGCCGTCGCCTGCCGGTTTCCGTGCGTGATGGTGCCGGTCTTGTCGAGCAAGAGCACGTCGACGTCGCCGGCCGCTTCGACGGCGCGGCCCGAGGTGGCGATGACGTTCGCCTGAATCATGCGATCCATGCCGGCGATGCCGATGGCCGAGAGCAGCCCGCCGATGGTCGTCGGGATGAGGCACACCAAGAGCGCCACGAGCACGGTGAGGGTCACCGGTTGACCGGCTCCCTGCGCCTTCACGGTGAAGATCGAAAACGGCAGGAGCGTCACCGTCGCGAGGAGGAAGACGATGGTGAGCGCCGCGAGGAGGATCGAGAGCGCGATCTCGTTGGGCGTTCGCCTCCGCTTCGCGCCCTCGACCATGGCGATCATGCGATCGAGGAAGGTGTCGCCGGGGTTCGCCGACGCCCGCACGATGATCCAGTCGGAGAGGACGCGCGTGCCCGCGACGACGGCGCTTCGATCACCGCCGGCCTCGCGAATGACGGGCGCGCTCTCGCCGGTGATGGCCGCCTCGTTGACGCTCGCGGCGCCCGCGGCGATCTCGCCGTCGCAGGGAATGTCGTCGCCGGCCTCGATGAGCACGACGTCACCGCGCCGCAGCGCCGCCGACGAGACGGTCTCCCAGGTAAGCCGAGGCCGCGGATCTTTGTCCTCCGCGAGCGACGAGGCGTCCGCCGACAAGTCTGGGCTCGTGACCTTCTTTGCCGGCGTGTCTTTGCGCGCGCCGCGCAGGGCGTCAGCCTGGGCCTTGCCACGACCTTCGGCCATCGCCTCGGCGAAGTTCGCGAAGAGAACCGTGAACCAGAGCCACAGGCTCACGGCGAGGATGAATCCCGCCGGCGCCTCGCCGGTGCCAACGGCCGCTTGAACGAAGAGCGCCGTCGTCAGGACGCTCCCCACGAGGACGACGAACATGACCGGGTTTCGCACCTGGTGACGCGGGTCGAGCTTGCGGAACGAATCGACGACGGCGCGCCGAACGATGGGCCCGTCGAAGAGCTTTCGCGGCGCCTTTGAGGTGGCGCTTGCGGTGGAGGCGGAGGAGGCCATCAGTGTGCTCCGAGCTTGAGATGCGCCGCGACGGGGCCGAGCGCGAGCGCCGGGATGAACGTGAGCGCGCCGACCACGAGCACGGTGAAGACCAAGAGCGCGCCAAAGAGCCACGTGTGCGTCGGCAGCGTGCCGCTCGTGGTGGGCACGATCTTCTTTTTGGCGAGCGACGCCGCGAGCGCCAAGGTCGGGACGATGAGCCAGTAGCGGGCCCCGAACATCAAGAGGCCCAGGACGACGTTGTAGAACGGCGTGTTGGCGGAGAGGCCCGCGAAGGCGCTCCCGTTGTTGTTGCCCGCGGAAGACGCCGCGTAGAGGATCTCGCTGAAGCCGTGCGCGCCTGGGTTTAGGACTCCCTTTTGGCCCGCCTCGGTCACGCTGGCCACGGCGGCGCCGAGGAGCACGAGCACCGGCGGAATCAAGACGACGAGCGACGCCATCTTCATCTCGTAGGGTTCGATCTTCTTGCCCAGGTACTCGGGGGTGCGGCCAACCATCAGCCCGGCGACGAAGACGGCAACGACGGCGAAGACGAGCATGCCGTAGAGGCCCGACCCCACGCCGCCAAAGACCACCTCGCCGAGCTGCATCAAGACCATCGGGGCGAGGCCCCCGAGCGGCGTGAAGGAGTCGTGCATGGAGTTCACAGAGCCGTTGGACGCGGCCGTCGTGGCCGTCGCCCACAGGGCCGAGCCCGTCACGCCGAAGCGGAGCTCCTTGCCTTCCATGTTGCCTCCGGCCTGAAGCGCGGAGGCCGCCTGATCGATCGAGAGCCCGAGGCTGGGCGCGGAGAGCGCGGCGTTCGGGCCTTGCTCGGCCCAAAGGCAGAGCGCGAGGAACGGAACGAAGAGCGCGAACATCGCCGAGAGGATCACGAGGCCCTGGCGCCGATCGCCGACCATCTTTCCGAACGTCACGCACAAGGCGGCGGGAACCAGGAGAATCGAGAGGACCTGCACGAAGTTCGAGAGCGGCGTGGGGTTCTCGAACGGGTGCGCCGAGTTGACGTTGAAGAAGCCGCCGCCGTTGGTGCCCAGTTGCTTGATGGCGATCTGCGACGCGGCAGGCCCGAGCGCGATCAGCTGATCCAACACCGCCTTGCCGTCGGCGTCTTTCGTGCCCTCCACGAGGCTCGCACTCACGGAAGGCCCAAACGTCTGCACGACGCCCTGCGACACGAGCACGAGCGCCACCACGACCGAGAGCGGCAAGAGCACGTAGAGCGTCGAGCGCGTGAGATCGACCCAGAAGCTCCCGAGCGTGGCAGCGCCGGTGCGTGTGAAGCCGCGGACGAGCGCCACGAGGACGGCCATGCCCGTCGCCGCCGACACGAAGTTCTGGACCGTGAGCCCGACCATCTGGGTCAGGTAGCTCATGGTCGACTCGCCGCCGTAGCCCTGCCAGTTGGTGTTGGAGGCGAAGCTGACGGCCGTGTTGAACGACGAGTCGGGCGAGACCGCGGCGAGGCCTTGCGGGTTCAGCGGCAGCGCGCCTTGCAGGCGCTGGAGCGCGTAGACGGCGAGAAGCCCGGCCACGTTGAAGAGGAGGACCGAGAGCACGTAGCTGCGGAGGGTCATCTCCTCCTTCGCGTTGACGCCCACGACGCGATAGATCGCGCGTTCGACGGGTCCGAGGACGCGCTGGCTTAGAAGCGCCTTCTCCTCGTAGACGCGGGCCATGAAGGACCCGAGCGGGAACGCCAGCGCGCCGAGGACGACGACGTAGAGCGCGAGCTGCACGAGCGCGTTCACGAGAAGTCCTCCGGCTTGAGCATGGCGTAGACGAGGTAGACGAAGAGCGCCGACGACAGAACGGCGCCCACGAGGTAGAGCGGGCTCATAGGCTTAGGGCCACCTTCCACGGCGACGTCACGCGCGCTCGCAGATGCGGAAGAGCGCGAGCGTCGCGACGACCAGTGCGGCAATCAGACCGAGATGAAGCGCGTCGAGCATGGCGAATCCTCACTCGCCATGACTCTAGTGAGCCGCGCGTCAGGGATTCGTTAAGACAGACGTCAGAACCACGCGGTGGCGCCGAGGAGCAGCGTCGTCTGCGTTCGCGCGTTGGCCACGTAGGGCGCTCCGGCGACGCCTGCGCCGGCGACGTCGCCCGCGAAGTAGAGCGGCTCGTCGGCCACGTCGTGGCGGCCCTCGAGGCGCACCGACAGGTTCTCGTGCGGCCGGACGTCGAGCGTCACCGTCGCCGAGCTCACCCACTCGACGCCGCCCCAAAAGAGCGGGGAGCTGGCGCGCCCCGAACCGTCGGTGCCGAGGTGCTCGTGGAACCGATCGCCGCGAAGCGTCACGAAGAACTTTTCGACGGGACGCACGCGGCCGTAGAGCGCACCGGCGATCCAGCGAGCGGGGCCCATGCGCGTCGTCTCCCAGCCGTAGTCGCCCTGGGCTGCGACGGAGAGCCAATCGGTCGCATCGACCTGCGCTGTGGCGTCGAGGTGGTGGCGCCAACGCGGACCTTCCGGCGAGCCGGTCGGGCGTTCGATGCCGCCGAAGTAGAGCGCCTGCAAGGCGAGCTTGCTCTCGATCTTGTAGACCAACGTCGCCTGCACGCTCTTCTCTTCGTTGTTGTCGACGACAGAGTTCCAACCGTTGAAGATCCCGACGATGGCCGAGAGCTCCTTCGTGAGCTCCTGCGTGGCGCGGAGGCCCGTGTGGTAATAGGGGAACCCGTAGAAGAGGTTCGAGCGCGACCAATTCCAGTTGTCCTTCACCGACAACACCTCGTAGCCAACGGGCGACGCGCTGAGTCCGAGTTGCAGCAGCAGCCCTCGACCGACGGGCGCCTTGTACGTGACGTAGGCCTCCTGAAGGTACTTCCAGAGTTCGCCGTTCGAGGCGTTCGCCCCCGATGCGCCGGGCAGCGTGGGCTCGCCGAGGTAGATGGTGCTGGGCATGCTGCCCACTTGAAGGGCGAGCTTGGCCCCGAAGGGGCCACCTTCGGCGGTCGCCCCGAGCACCACGTTCGTGAACGAGAACGTGTTGTGCCGGTTGTCGAAGCCGCGGGCGTTGGTGATGCCGTTGGAGGGCCTGTTGAGGTTGTACGCGTAGTAGGCCTCGACGTAGCCGAGCGGCGTGATCTTGACGGGCGCTAGCTTCTCGGGCTCCGGGGCCGGCCTTTCCGCCGCGGGCGCCGGTGCCGGCTTCGCGACTGGCGGAGGCGGAGCCGACGGAGAGCTCTCCGGGACCGGCGCGGCTTCGGCGAGCGGCGTGAGCGTCGACGACGCCGGCGCTTCTTGAGCAAGCGCCCCCCACGGTGCCCAAGCGGAGCAGGCCACGATGAGCGCCGCGCCACGGCGCCGCGCCAAGGCTGCGTTTCGCTTCATGGGAACGGTCATGCGCATGCGGCTATCTATCAGCATCGGGTCCTCTCGGTGGGCGAAGAAACAGGTACGCGCTCATGGCGCAGAGGAGCAGCCCGAGGGTGAGGACAGCCCGGCCCCCAACCCACGCGCCGCCCAGCACGATGGCTGCGCCGGCTCCGGCAAGGGCCCGCGCGTGGAGGGTGTCGACGTCCCGACGCCTCCGACTCATGGGTCGATCCATCCGTCTCGTCCCGCCATGCGCCCATTGTGGCGCGTGGGAGATCAAGGAGTCGTCAAGGCGAACGGGCGGGGCGTCACTCGTCGGTGCGCAAGCGGTAGCCAACACCGGGCTCGGTGAGGAGCCGCCGCGGCTCGGCGGGCTCGGCCTCGAGCTTGTGGCGCAGTTGCACCATGTAGACCCGCAGGTAGTGCGTCTGGGTCGCGTAAGCCGGACCCCACACCTCCTTCAAGAGCTGCCGATGCGTCAGCACCTTGCCGGCGTTCTTCATCAGGTACGCGAGGAGCTTGTACTCGTTGGGCGTGAGGTGCACCTCACGCTCACCGGCAAAGACCTGACGCTTGTCGAGGTCGACGCGCCAATCGCCGACGGCGAGCACCGGTTCGGTGCGTCCTTCGCGGACTCGCTGCGAGTGACGCAGCGCGACGCGCATCCGCGCCAAGAGCTCGCTCGTCCCAAACGGCTTCGTCAGGTAGTCGTCGGCGCCGACGTCGAGGGCGCGGACCTTGTCTTCCTCTTGGCCGCGCGCGCTGATGATGATGATGGGGCGCGTCGACCACTCGCGGAGAGCCTTCGTCACGTCCATCCCGTCCATGTCCGGCAAGCCGAGATCGAGGAGCACGACATCGGGGTTGTGCGTGCGCGCCAGCGCGAGCGCCTCCGCGCCCGTCGCCGCGAGCACGACGCGGTACCCTTCCGTCGACAGCGAGGTTCGGAGGAACTTCGCCATCGACGGCTCATCTTCGACCACGAGCACCACGAGGGAAACGTCGGTCATGGCTCAGCCTCCACGGTGGGCGGCTCGCCTACGATCGGAACCGTGAAGGCGAACTCGGCGCCGCCGCCGGCGCGGTTCTTCGCCCAGATGCGGCCGCCGTGCGCCTCCACGATGCCCCTCGCGATGGTCAGACCGAGACCGACGCCCCCGCCGGCCGCGCGAACCCCTGGACCTGTCTCCGCCCGGTAGAACTTCTCGAAGACCTTCGCCTCGTCGCCGGGCGCGAGCCCCTTGCCGCGGTCGGCGACCACGATCTCCACCTCGCCGCGTTCGCCCGCGTTCGGGTTGAACGTCGCGTGAATTTCGACGGCGCTGTCGTCGGGCGTGTACTTCGCCACGTTCTCGAGGAGGTTCACCAGGAGTTGCTGCATGAGCAGCGAATCGTAAGGCACGAGCGGCAGATCGGCCGCGAGGTCCGTGGAAACGCTGCGGCGCCCAAGCAGCGCTCGCGTGCGTCCCAGCGCCGCGCCCACGGCTTCCTCGAGCGGTTGCCACTCGCGCGTGATCCGCACCTCACCCGCCTCGAGGCGCGTCATGTCGAGGAGGTTCCGCACGAGGCGGTGGAGGCGCGCGGCCTCGAGGAGGATCGACTCGGTCAGCTCGCGGCGCGTGGCTGGCGCGAGGCGCTCGTCGAGGAGCGTACTGGCGGTCCCGGTGATGACCGCGAGCGGTGTGCGCAAGTCGTGCGACACCGAGGACAGGAGCGCGTTGCGGAGCTGCTCGGCCAGCACTTCGCGGCGCGCCGCGGCCGCTTCCTCGGCGAGCGTCGTCCGCGCCAGCGCCGCCGCAATTTGCACCAAGAACGCGTCAAGGTGTGGCCGTTCATCGACGCCTATCCGGGCCGCATCGTCGGCGACGAGGACGCCGAGCACGGCGAGGCGCTTCGTCGGCGACTCGAGGCTCACGTAGAGGCCTCGGGACGAAGGCAGCGTGTCGGTCGTGTTTCCTGCGGCTCCGCCGTTCTTCCACACCCACTCGGCGACGGCCTGCTCTCGCTCGTCGGGCTCGTAGCCGGCGGCCCCAAGCGCGACCGCCACGAGCGGCGCACCCGCGTCCCGGCTCTTGCCTTGCCAAGCGGCGACGCGCACGCCGAAGACGTCGACGATGTGCTCCGCGCCCAGCGCGAGCGCCTCGGCCGGCGCCTTGGCCGCGGCGAGCTTGCGCGTGAGCGCGTACAGGCTCGCGGTCCGAAGCTCGCGCTCTCTCGCCGCGTCGGCCTGGCCTCGCACGCGCGCCGTCAGGCCGCTGGTGACCGCGGCGACGACAAACATGACGGCGAAGGTCACCACGTGGCGCAGATCCGCGACGGCAAACGTGAGGTACGGGGGCACGAAGAAGAAGTCGAGCGCGAGGACCGCCGCGACGGCCGCCGTGAGCGACGGCCCGAGGCCCCACCGAAGCGCAACGAGCACGACGCCGAGGAGGTAGACCATGGCCACATCGGCGAGCTGAGTTTTGCCGAACGTCGCGTCCGAGACCAACGTCGCGAGGACCACGACGAGGACCGACGCACCGTACGCCGAGGGCGACGCGCCGCGACGCTTCGGCCGGCGCTCCCCTGCCCGCGGCCGCCCGTCGAGCGGCTCGCCCGACAAGACGTGCACATCGATGTCGCCGGAGAGACGCACGAGCTCATCGAGGAACGGCGCCCTAAGCCGGTCGCGCCAGCGAGCGTGCGTGGGCTTGCCCACGAGGATCCGTGTCACGTTGCGCGTCCGTGCGAAGCGGACGATCGCCTCGGGGCCACGCTCCGCCGCGAGCGTCACCGGCTCGCCGCCGAGGGCCCGCGCGAGGTCCAGGTGATGCGCGAGGCGCGCCTTGTCGCTCGCGGTCATCCCGAGCGCGGCGGGCGTCTCCACGTAGGCCGCGATCCAGTCGCAGTGCAGCCCCGCCGCGAGGCGGCGTGCGCTTCGAATGAGGCGCTCCGAGGCGGGGCTCGCCGACACGCTGACGAGCAGCCGCTCGCCGACGGGCCAAGTCCGGTCGATCCCTTGAGCATCGCGATAGCGACGCATTTCGGCGTCGACGCGCTGCGCGGTGACGCGAAGGGCGAGCTCGCGGAGCGCGATGAGGTTGCCGGGACGGAAGAAGTTCTCTCCTGCGTGAGCCGCCTGCGCGGGCGCGTAGACCTTCCCTTGGTGGAGCCGGTCCAAGAGCTCATCGATGGGCAAGTCGAGGATGCGAACGTCGTCGGCGGCCTCGAAGATGCGGTCCGGCACGCTCTCTTTGACGACGACGCCAGTCACTTGGGTCACGACGTCGCGCAGGCTCTCCAGGTGCTGCACGTTCAGCGTCGTGAAGACGTCGATGCCCGCGACGAGCAGCTCTTCGACGTCCTGCCATCGCTTCTTGTGGCGCGAGCCTTCGGCGTTGGTGTGCGCGAGCTCGTCGACGAGGAGCAGCGCGGGCTTCCGCGCGAGGGCGGCGTCGAGATCGAACTCCTCGAGCTCGATGCCGCGATGCGTGATCTGGCGGCGTGGCAAGAGCTCGTGACCCAAAACGAGCGCGCCCGTGTCGTAGCGTCCGTGCGTCTCGACGAGGCCGATGGCCACGTCGCGGCCGGCCTCGCGCTCGAGGCGCGCCGCCTCCAGCATCGCGTAGGTCTTCCCAACGCCCGGTGACGCCCCGAAGAAGATCGTCAGCTTGCCGCGGCTCTCCCTCGCCAGATCCGCCTTGACCCTCGCGAGGAGCGCTTCCGGATCGGGCCTGTCGTCGTCGGTCACGGCTCAGATCTAGCTGAGGCACGCTCGGAGCGCGGGCTCCGTGGCCTGGGCCGGTTCATCTTTGTGAAATCTTGATGTCGCTACCGCGGGGTGGGCCGGGGCGGGCCGGTCTTTGCGCGGGCCCCCGCCCCCGCTGCGGGCGCGCGGCTGGTCGGTCCCATGGCCTCGACCATCTCGGCGAGGGTGCGAAACCGCACGTGCGGATCGCGCGCGCACGCCTTGGCAAACCATGCGTCGAACTCCGGCGGCAAGCCCGAGTGCAACTGCGAGGGAACGGGCAGAGCCTCCAGGCACACGCGCGCGAAAATCTGCGCCAAGGTGTCCCCGTTGAAAGGGCGCGCCGCAGTCGCTGCCGTGAAGATGGTCGCGCCGAGGGCCCAGAGATCGAGCGCCTTGTTGGGCGTGACGTCACCTCGCAGGCATTCAGGGCTCGTCGTCGCCGCGTTGCCCGTCGTGACGGCGCCGCTGGCGTTGGGAGAGAGCGCGCGCTGCACGAAGCCAAAGTCGACGAGCTTTGCGACGAACCCCGCGCTGTGATCCGCGGCGGGCAAGAGCACGACGTTCTCGGGCTTCACGTTGCCGTGCACGAGCCCCGCGCCATGCACCTCTCCGAGCGCGTCGACCAATTGATGAACGAGCGCTCCCGTCTCCGCCATCGTGAGCGGGCCCCGGCGCGCGACGCGATCGGCGAGGGTCTCGCCCGCGAGGTATTCCATCGCCAAGTAAGGGAGGCCCTCGTGGCTGCCGTGCCCATAGATGCGCGCCACGTGCGAACTTCGGAGCTGCGCGGCGGCCCGCGCGTCGGCCTCGAAGGATGAATAGTCGGCGAGCTCAGCGGCGTCGGCCTTCATGAAGCGGATGGCGACGTTGATGCCGAGCGACAGATGCAGCGCGAGCCATACGGTGGAGCGCGGGCCTTCGGCGATCAGTCGTTCGAGCCGGTAGCGCCCACCCAGCGTGATCGTGGGCTCCGATGCGCGGGGTCCGCGCAACTCGGGCGAGGCCATCGGCGACCCCATGGGCGGAGGGATGCTCGACGGCGTGACGCTGCCGGGCGGGAGGCTCGCCATGCGCGGCCTCGGCCGCCCTTCGCGAAAGGCGAGTCCCCGCGCGATCCGAAAGCGGAGCTCGCGACCGATCACGGGCTTGACGAGCACGTCGTCGATGCCGGCCTCGCGGCCTTCGATGAGGTCGCCGGTCGCCTTCGACTCCACGAGGGCGATGACGTAGACGTTGGCACCCTGCGGCGTCGAGCGGAGCATGCGGCAGACCTCGAGGCCCGAGAGGCCCGGCGTGTCCCAGCCGATGAGGAGCACGGGGGGCGGGTCGTCTCGGTCAAGGGCGCGCCAGGCGTCCACGCCGGAGCTCATCACGACGGGTTCGAAGCCCCAGCCCAAGAGGTGCTCAGCGACCGTTTTGGTCGCGGCGGTGTCGTGGTCACAAACCAAGATGCGCATAGTGGGGGGGCCTGCTCGTCCGACCTGTCGCACGCACAAGAGGTCGCGTTTGGCTCTAGCGGGACTTTTGCGCCACGCCACTGGAATCGTTCACCGCCAGCATGGCCGTCTCCCCGCAGCGACGCGTGGATCGCGCGGTGCCGTGGCGGCGCCAGACGTCGGGCCAAATGCCCTCCCTTTGGTGCGCCAGTTCGCCCCGCGAGACGGGCTCAAATGTTGCTGCTCAAATGTCGATGCTTCCCTCCATCGCTGGTTTCCGCTCCCTGGACGTCGATGCGCTGGGTGGCGTCGCAGGCGGCCGCGCGCTCGAGTCCATCCGGCCCGTGCGGTCGTTTGGCTTTCAGGCCGCCGAGACTCCGTCGTTGCCCGACGCGCAAAGCGAGCTTTTCGCGCCCTTCGACCCGGCCCCCGCGATCGCGCCCGCGGGTCTCACGCCGGCGTTGCCCGAAGCCCGCACCGATCTCGCCTTGCCGGAGGCACGGAGTGACTTGCCACCGGAGCTGCCGGAGGCTCAAAGCGATCTCCCGCCGCCGGCGTTCGACCCGAACAACGAAGCGCCGGTCCCGAACGACACGCCGCGCCAAGCGCCGCCACGCGAGGCCGCGCCGGCTGCGCCCCCTGACGACAGCGCGCAGTACGGCGGCGGCGAGTACGGCCCAAACTACGGAGGCTCGAGCCACTACTCGCGCGGCGAGTACGGGCCTGGCGGCTGCGAGCCCTACGGCAACAGCTACAGCGGCGGGTACGACGGTGGCGGCTACCAAGGCGGTGGCTACGGCGGTGGCTACGACGGCGGGTCTTCCTACGGTGGGTACGAAGGCGGCGGCGGCGAGAGCGGCGGCTGCTACTGAGACCTTGCCGCGCCGAGCGCTCCTTGCCACGCTCGCGCCGTGAGCGCGGAGAACGACGACGACACGAACGGCACGGGCAGCGCGAACGCGAGCGCGACGGACGCTGCGCCGAACCCTGGTACGGACCCCGCCAAGGCGCCGAACGAAGATCGCGATGCGATCCTCGAGCGTCGTCGACGCATGGTCACGACAGCCCTCGCGGGCTTCGCGGGGGCGACCTTGCTCGCGTGCGGCAAGGCGCTCGCTGACCCCGACGCTGGCGTGAGCCCGCAGCCTTGCCTGAGTAAACCGGTCCAGCTCGACGCCGAGGCTGTGCCGTCGCCGTGCCTTAGTTTCATACGCGTGCTCGACGCCGGCGACGGTGGGCGGCCGGCAAAAGATGCGAGCGCGGCGCCCCAGCCTTGCCTCAAGCTCGCGCCGAAGCGCGACTGACGTACGTCTGACGGGCCTCGTCCGACAAATCGCGTCCGCGCACCGCCGCTACGGGAGACGAGGGCGAGCTTGCCGCCCCTGCGAAGAGCTGCGACTCTCGCGCTGTGACCGACGACGCGAAGAAGCCTCCCGCAAGCACCGCGGCCCCGATACCCGCGACACCAACCGCGGCCGACGAACAGGACCGCGCAGCGATCTTGGAGCGACGCACCCGCTTCGTGGCGGCGGCGCTCGCGGGGCTTGCCGGCGCGTCGCTCGTGGCGGCGTGCGGCGAGACCTCCGCGCCGTCCAACCCTGACGCCGGCGACGGCGTCATCGCAGCGCAGCCACAGCCGTGCCTGAGCAAGAGGGCCGACCCGGAAGACGGCGCCGCTGGCGATGCCGCGAACGACGCGGTGAACGACGCGAAGCCGCAACCGTGCCTCGACATCGCCTTCGACGCCGGTTCACTCGACGCAACGCCGCAGCCGTGCCTCTCCCCGCCTCCGCCCGATAGCGGGGGCGGGGGCGATAGCGGCGGCGACTGACGTGATTCGCTCCGCGACGGTCTACGAGGAGCTCGCCTTCTTCGCGCTCTCTCGCGTCCCCATTCCGAAGCAAGCATCGCTGCCCGCGCGATCGGCGGCGTTCGTGGGGGCGCGCTCGGGCGCCGCTTCGGAGGAGACGGCCCGTCCCTTCGACGAAGATCGGCCTGCGCTCCTCGCGCTCGCGCAGAACGGCGTCCTCACGGCGCAACACCTGCCGCGACTGTTCCCGGACGTGGAAGCTTTCCTTGCGACGGCTAAGAAGTCCGTGCGCGAGCTTTCGACCGACGACGGCGCCGACGCGGACTGTTTGCTCGCGCTCCAGAGCGGCGACGCGAGGCTCGCGGATCTCTTGCTCTGCGACATGGCGCTGGCCGCATCGAGCTTCGAGGCCACGGAGGGAGCCGAGGCGGAAGCCCGCACGACAGCGGCGCTCCCGGCCATGAAGGCGAACGTGCGCGCCCTCGCCGCCATCGCGCCTCACGTGGGCTCCCTCGACATCGTCGTCACGGCCGAGTTGGCGCGAGCCGGGCGCGGCTTTCTGAAGCGCCCGAGGCCGCTGGCGTACGTGGGCCTCGCGGCTGGCGATGAGGGGGCTGCCGCCATGCACGCGGCGCTCGTCGCGCTGCACGAGCTCGCGGTCATGCACGGGCCGGCCGATCACAGCGTGGCGGAGCGCGCAGCCATCGACGCGTGCGCGATGCTTGTTCAGGAGACGGCGTTCAGGGACGCGTTCGCCGAGCGGATCGCATCGCTGGATTTGTCGGCCATTGCGACGCGGGAAGCGGCGGAGGATGCGACGCGGGCGGTGCTGGCGAGGCTGATGAGGGCGTAGACCGGTTGGGGCGGCCGGGCGACCCCGAACATTACTGGACGGAGTCCACGCAGTGGACGGAGTCCAGTCATGTCGACGGGTCCGAAGGACCCTAGTCACCACGACCCGGAGCGGGCCCGCGAACGAATCCCTGCGACCTCGCCGCGCGGCACGGCTCCTTCGGGCAACGGACGCCCGCGGGTGCTCCCGAAAGGACGCCATGCGCACGAGATTCTCCCGTTCCCCTCACCGCTCGCTCTTCGCGATGCCGCTCGTCGCTACCCTTGCGCTCGTGGCGTGCGGCGGCGCGGGCGAGCTCGACGACGAAGGCACGTCGGCCGACGCGGTCAAGAAGCGCATCAAGCCGCAGGGGACTGAGGGCGTCGTCCGCATCACGAAGCCCTCGTGGGCGACGGCCGCGTTCGACCAGGGGCTCTTCTTTGGCGGCAGCACCGTGAAGCTGGGCGACTCCCTCAGCAAGCCGCCGGACACGTATCGCCT contains the following coding sequences:
- a CDS encoding protein kinase, which codes for MRILVCDHDTAATKTVAEHLLGWGFEPVVMSSGVDAWRALDRDDPPPVLLIGWDTPGLSGLEVCRMLRSTPQGANVYVIALVESKATGDLIEGREAGIDDVLVKPVIGRELRFRIARGLAFREGRPRPRMASLPPGSVTPSSIPPPMGSPMASPELRGPRASEPTITLGGRYRLERLIAEGPRSTVWLALHLSLGINVAIRFMKADAAELADYSSFEADARAAAQLRSSHVARIYGHGSHEGLPYLAMEYLAGETLADRVARRGPLTMAETGALVHQLVDALGEVHGAGLVHGNVKPENVVLLPAADHSAGFVAKLVDFGFVQRALSPNASGAVTTGNAATTSPECLRGDVTPNKALDLWALGATIFTAATAARPFNGDTLAQIFARVCLEALPVPSQLHSGLPPEFDAWFAKACARDPHVRFRTLAEMVEAMGPTSRAPAAGAGARAKTGPPRPTPR
- a CDS encoding sensor histidine kinase KdpD, producing MTDDDRPDPEALLARVKADLARESRGKLTIFFGASPGVGKTYAMLEAARLEREAGRDVAIGLVETHGRYDTGALVLGHELLPRRQITHRGIELEEFDLDAALARKPALLLVDELAHTNAEGSRHKKRWQDVEELLVAGIDVFTTLNVQHLESLRDVVTQVTGVVVKESVPDRIFEAADDVRILDLPIDELLDRLHQGKVYAPAQAAHAGENFFRPGNLIALRELALRVTAQRVDAEMRRYRDAQGIDRTWPVGERLLVSVSASPASERLIRSARRLAAGLHCDWIAAYVETPAALGMTASDKARLAHHLDLARALGGEPVTLAAERGPEAIVRFARTRNVTRILVGKPTHARWRDRLRAPFLDELVRLSGDIDVHVLSGEPLDGRPRAGERRPKRRGASPSAYGASVLVVVLATLVSDATFGKTQLADVAMVYLLGVVLVALRWGLGPSLTAAVAAVLALDFFFVPPYLTFAVADLRHVVTFAVMFVVAAVTSGLTARVRGQADAARERELRTASLYALTRKLAAAKAPAEALALGAEHIVDVFGVRVAAWQGKSRDAGAPLVAVALGAAGYEPDEREQAVAEWVWKNGGAAGNTTDTLPSSRGLYVSLESPTKRLAVLGVLVADDAARIGVDERPHLDAFLVQIAAALARTTLAEEAAAARREVLAEQLRNALLSSVSHDLRTPLAVITGTASTLLDERLAPATRRELTESILLEAARLHRLVRNLLDMTRLEAGEVRITREWQPLEEAVGAALGRTRALLGRRSVSTDLAADLPLVPYDSLLMQQLLVNLLENVAKYTPDDSAVEIHATFNPNAGERGEVEIVVADRGKGLAPGDEAKVFEKFYRAETGPGVRAAGGGVGLGLTIARGIVEAHGGRIWAKNRAGGGAEFAFTVPIVGEPPTVEAEP